In bacterium, a genomic segment contains:
- the gyrA gene encoding DNA gyrase subunit A, with protein MATEELRIVPRPIEEEMRTSYLDYAMSVIVSRALPDVRDGLKPVQRRILYGMSELGVRPDTPHRKSARIVGEVMGKLHPHGDAPIYDALVRMAQGWSFRYPLVDGQGNFGSIDGDPAGAMRYTEARLSPAAAELLTDLDKETVSFRPNFDESLKEPTVLPARLPNLLVNGASGIAVGMATNIPPHNLGEIVDALVALIDNPATPIEELLKIVKGPDFPTGGVILGRDGIRSAYTTGRGSITVQAKTAMEEIRGGRIAIVVTEIPYMVSKSALVQRIADLVRRKKLAGIADLRDESDRRGLRVVIELRRDANPQIVKNQLFKHAQMQVTFGAIMLSLVDGAPRQLGLKEMLGYYLAHRRDVVIRRTQYELRRAEERAHILEGLKVALRHLDEIIALIRKAKDVPAARAGLMTQFELSQAQAEAILEMRLQRLTALEREKIEAEYKELLKEIARFNEMLADATSPRPRLIMATVREELMAARERYADPRRTRITGKEAEEFGAEDLIPDTEVVITLTRNTYVKRQPLETYRVQRRGGRGVTGMATREEDVVEQIAVTTNHAFLLFFTNRGKVYRIKAHEVPEAGRTARGLPVVNLINVSQGERVNAIIPLRSFEEAGTLFMATRRGMVKKTGLMEFINAKRAGIFSITLAGDDELVGVRYIQKETEIALATRLGRAIRFKAGQVREMGRTARGVIGIRLKGDDSVVGVADSSEGLALLTVTEAGYGKRTPFSQYPLKRRGGIGVINIKTTRKKGPVAAVRAVDDDDELLLISANGIVNRITVREITAHGRQSQGVAVMRLEAGDRVAAVARVAAKDAAE; from the coding sequence ATGGCTACCGAAGAACTGAGGATCGTCCCGCGGCCGATCGAGGAGGAGATGCGGACCTCCTACCTCGACTACGCCATGTCGGTAATCGTGAGCAGGGCGCTGCCCGACGTGCGCGACGGGCTGAAGCCGGTACAGCGACGGATTCTCTACGGCATGTCGGAGCTGGGGGTGCGGCCCGACACTCCGCACCGCAAGAGCGCCCGCATCGTGGGCGAGGTGATGGGCAAGCTCCACCCGCACGGGGACGCGCCGATCTACGACGCGCTGGTGCGGATGGCGCAGGGGTGGTCGTTCCGATATCCGCTGGTGGACGGCCAAGGCAACTTCGGCAGCATCGACGGCGACCCGGCAGGCGCCATGAGGTATACCGAGGCACGGTTGTCGCCCGCCGCCGCCGAGCTGCTGACCGACCTGGACAAGGAGACCGTCTCCTTCCGTCCCAACTTCGACGAGAGCCTGAAGGAGCCGACGGTTCTGCCGGCCAGGCTGCCCAACCTGCTGGTAAACGGCGCCAGCGGCATCGCGGTCGGCATGGCCACCAACATCCCGCCGCACAACCTGGGCGAGATCGTGGACGCGCTGGTTGCGCTGATTGACAACCCCGCGACGCCCATCGAAGAACTGCTGAAGATCGTCAAGGGGCCCGACTTCCCCACCGGCGGCGTCATCCTGGGAAGGGACGGGATCCGCTCCGCGTACACGACGGGACGGGGAAGCATTACGGTGCAGGCCAAGACGGCAATGGAAGAGATACGCGGCGGCCGCATCGCCATCGTCGTGACCGAGATCCCATACATGGTAAGCAAGTCGGCGCTCGTCCAGCGCATCGCCGACCTGGTGCGCCGGAAGAAGCTGGCGGGCATCGCGGACCTACGCGACGAGTCGGACCGGAGGGGGCTGCGCGTGGTGATCGAGCTCCGGCGCGACGCCAACCCCCAGATAGTGAAGAACCAGCTCTTCAAGCACGCCCAGATGCAGGTCACCTTCGGCGCGATCATGCTGTCGCTGGTGGACGGCGCCCCGAGGCAACTGGGGCTCAAGGAGATGCTGGGCTACTACCTCGCGCACCGGCGCGACGTGGTGATCCGCCGGACCCAGTACGAGCTGCGCCGCGCCGAGGAACGCGCCCACATCCTAGAGGGGCTCAAGGTCGCGCTGAGGCACTTGGACGAGATCATCGCGCTCATCCGCAAAGCGAAGGACGTGCCCGCGGCGCGCGCGGGCCTGATGACGCAGTTCGAGCTGAGCCAGGCGCAGGCCGAGGCGATCCTCGAGATGCGCCTACAGCGCCTGACCGCGCTGGAGCGCGAGAAGATAGAGGCGGAGTACAAGGAGCTGCTCAAAGAGATCGCCCGGTTCAACGAGATGCTGGCGGACGCCACCTCCCCGCGGCCGCGGCTCATCATGGCCACGGTGCGGGAGGAACTGATGGCGGCGCGCGAGCGCTACGCCGACCCCCGCCGCACCCGGATCACCGGCAAGGAGGCCGAGGAGTTCGGGGCCGAGGATCTGATCCCCGATACCGAGGTGGTAATCACGCTCACCCGCAACACCTACGTCAAGCGCCAGCCCCTGGAAACCTACCGGGTGCAACGCCGGGGCGGCAGGGGCGTAACCGGGATGGCCACGCGCGAGGAAGACGTGGTCGAGCAGATAGCGGTGACCACCAACCATGCCTTCCTGTTGTTCTTCACCAACCGCGGCAAGGTCTACCGGATCAAGGCGCACGAGGTCCCCGAAGCCGGCCGCACCGCGCGGGGGTTGCCGGTGGTCAACCTGATCAACGTCTCACAGGGTGAGCGCGTCAACGCCATCATACCCCTCCGCTCCTTCGAGGAGGCGGGGACGCTGTTTATGGCGACGCGCCGCGGCATGGTCAAGAAGACCGGGTTGATGGAGTTCATAAACGCCAAGCGGGCCGGCATCTTCTCCATCACGCTCGCGGGCGACGACGAGCTCGTGGGCGTCAGGTATATCCAGAAGGAGACCGAGATCGCGCTGGCCACGCGGCTGGGCCGGGCGATCCGGTTCAAGGCAGGCCAGGTGCGCGAGATGGGGCGAACCGCCCGCGGCGTGATCGGCATCCGGCTGAAGGGCGATGACAGCGTTGTGGGGGTTGCCGACAGCAGCGAGGGCCTCGCCCTGCTGACCGTAACAGAGGCCGGATACGGGAAACGCACGCCTTTTTCGCAGTATCCTTTGAAGCGCCGCGGCGGGATTGGGGTGATCAACATCAAGACCACCCGCAAGAAAGGTCCGGTGGCCGCGGTGCGGGCGGTGGACGACGACGACGAACTGCTACTGATCTCCGCCAACGGCATCGTCAACCGGATCACCGTTCGGGAGATCACGGCGCACGGCCGGCAGTCGCAGGGCGTCGCGGTGATGCGGCTGGAGGCCGGTGACCGCGTCGCGGCCGTGGCGCGAGTCGCGGCGAAGGACGCCGCGGAGTAG
- a CDS encoding tripartite tricarboxylate transporter substrate binding protein, producing the protein MHAEAASRLLKFVLIPALVVTLAWGVMVVPSRAQVYPERSITGIIQWGAGGTTDRVSRRITPLAERALGQRVVLSNMTGASGAVGMQYVFDQRADGYTLLYAAENPTIYGVLDLSPRNFDEFEPINLFARSIPVVVVRSDSKLRYLTELIHLAKQQPGQIKAGSTGIGGVPFVVGAMMTAVSGVKFNPIPFDGDGPAIPALLGGHIDFHVSVMAAVAEHIRAGRMRALAVIDNVPADVAPGVPALGQMMPEYRPYLPWGPFFGVWVKKGTPAPAVRRLADAFRPAVASEDTREFLDLIGAVPLNLSGDEAMRWVKQWQSVTAWLLHDAKATQKSPEMFGIPRPARK; encoded by the coding sequence ATGCACGCAGAGGCGGCTTCCAGGCTCTTGAAGTTCGTGCTCATCCCGGCGCTGGTGGTGACGCTGGCGTGGGGCGTTATGGTTGTTCCGTCCAGAGCGCAGGTCTATCCGGAGCGCAGCATCACCGGGATCATCCAGTGGGGCGCCGGGGGGACCACCGACCGGGTGTCGCGCAGGATAACCCCGCTGGCCGAGAGAGCGTTGGGCCAGCGAGTCGTGCTCAGCAACATGACCGGCGCCTCCGGCGCCGTGGGCATGCAGTACGTCTTCGACCAGCGGGCAGACGGTTACACGCTGCTCTACGCGGCCGAGAACCCAACGATCTATGGCGTCCTAGATCTCTCGCCGCGCAACTTCGATGAGTTCGAGCCGATCAACCTGTTCGCGCGCAGCATCCCTGTGGTGGTTGTGAGAAGCGACTCTAAACTGCGCTATCTTACCGAGTTGATCCATTTGGCCAAGCAGCAGCCCGGACAGATCAAGGCCGGCTCCACGGGAATCGGCGGCGTGCCTTTCGTCGTCGGGGCAATGATGACCGCGGTCAGCGGCGTGAAGTTCAACCCGATCCCGTTTGATGGTGACGGTCCTGCCATACCGGCGCTTCTGGGGGGGCACATTGACTTCCACGTATCGGTCATGGCGGCGGTGGCCGAGCACATCCGCGCCGGACGGATGCGGGCCCTTGCCGTCATAGACAACGTGCCCGCGGACGTCGCTCCCGGCGTCCCGGCCCTGGGCCAGATGATGCCCGAGTACCGTCCCTACCTGCCGTGGGGACCGTTCTTCGGCGTGTGGGTCAAGAAGGGAACGCCCGCGCCCGCGGTGCGGCGGCTGGCCGACGCGTTCAGGCCGGCCGTGGCCTCTGAGGATACCCGGGAGTTCCTCGACCTCATCGGCGCCGTGCCGCTGAACCTCTCGGGCGACGAGGCGATGCGGTGGGTCAAGCAGTGGCAGTCCGTAACCGCCTGGCTGCTCCACGATGCCAAGGCGACCCAGAAGTCGCCGGAGATGTTCGGAATCCCCAGGCCTGCCCGCAAGTAG
- a CDS encoding tripartite tricarboxylate transporter permease, translating to MELALQAFREFLSPQNVALSALGVVGGIIVGAVPGLSVTMATALLVSMTYAWDTKPALAMMLGIYAGGVYGGSRSAILINIPGTPSAVATGFDGYPMAQRGEAGMAIGLSTVQSFIGGVLGLVALVVAGPLISEFALKFAPRDYFLLVAMGLSLVSRLGAKSMPRALIAAAGGVLVGLVGMDPVTGEGRFTFGLPLLIGGVHFIAVLIGLFGLSEVFYQLGRVGRGDVPQIKIPEVGRILPSWALVLRFLPLSLRTSVLGIMVGALPGTGGEIAALLAYDHAKRTVRKPTRPFGQGAIEGVIAPETANNAAIGGALIPMLTLGIPGDAVTAVLIGALFIHGLRPGPLLMVEMPDLFWFIAASYALANVFLLIFGLMAVRPFVKLVNVNKKILMPMIALISVVGTYAIQNNIYDVFWMIGFGILGYFMKLGDYPVGPMVLGVILGPLADINFRRAILSVRGSVPAFLLELVTNPISLVLTIMMLSAFVPRLPSSAALRGLLGRLRLGKREGA from the coding sequence ATCGAACTGGCGCTGCAGGCATTCCGGGAGTTCCTTTCTCCACAGAACGTCGCGCTCTCCGCCCTGGGTGTGGTGGGGGGGATTATCGTGGGCGCGGTCCCCGGGCTGTCGGTGACCATGGCCACGGCGCTGTTGGTGTCCATGACGTATGCGTGGGACACCAAGCCGGCCCTGGCGATGATGCTGGGGATCTATGCGGGCGGCGTCTACGGGGGATCGCGCTCAGCAATCCTGATCAACATCCCTGGGACGCCGTCGGCCGTCGCCACCGGGTTCGACGGCTATCCCATGGCACAGCGCGGCGAGGCCGGCATGGCCATCGGGCTCTCGACCGTGCAGTCGTTTATCGGCGGAGTCCTGGGCCTCGTGGCCCTGGTGGTGGCCGGCCCGCTCATCTCCGAGTTCGCGCTGAAGTTCGCGCCCAGGGACTACTTCCTGTTGGTGGCGATGGGGCTGTCGCTTGTCAGCCGGCTGGGTGCCAAGTCCATGCCGAGGGCGCTCATAGCGGCCGCGGGCGGGGTGCTGGTGGGACTGGTCGGCATGGATCCCGTGACGGGCGAGGGCCGGTTCACCTTCGGGTTGCCCTTGCTGATCGGCGGCGTGCACTTCATCGCGGTCCTCATCGGCCTGTTCGGGCTGTCCGAGGTGTTCTACCAGTTGGGCAGGGTCGGCCGCGGCGACGTGCCTCAGATCAAGATCCCCGAGGTGGGCCGCATCCTGCCGTCGTGGGCGCTCGTGCTGCGGTTTCTACCGCTCAGCCTGCGCACGTCGGTGCTGGGCATCATGGTCGGCGCGCTGCCGGGAACCGGCGGGGAGATCGCGGCCCTGCTGGCGTACGATCATGCCAAGAGGACCGTGCGCAAACCCACACGGCCGTTCGGGCAGGGCGCCATCGAGGGCGTCATTGCTCCGGAGACGGCCAACAACGCGGCCATTGGGGGGGCGCTCATCCCCATGCTCACACTGGGGATCCCAGGCGACGCGGTCACCGCGGTGCTCATCGGCGCGCTGTTCATCCACGGGCTGCGCCCAGGGCCCCTGCTCATGGTGGAGATGCCGGACCTGTTCTGGTTCATCGCGGCGTCCTACGCGCTGGCCAACGTCTTCCTGCTGATCTTCGGGTTGATGGCGGTCCGCCCGTTCGTGAAGCTCGTCAACGTCAACAAGAAGATACTGATGCCCATGATCGCGCTGATCTCGGTGGTGGGCACGTACGCCATCCAGAACAACATCTACGACGTCTTCTGGATGATCGGGTTCGGCATCCTGGGGTACTTCATGAAGCTGGGCGACTACCCGGTCGGCCCCATGGTGCTGGGCGTCATTCTGGGCCCTCTCGCCGACATCAACTTCAGGAGGGCCATCCTGTCGGTCCGCGGGAGCGTGCCCGCCTTCCTGTTGGAACTGGTCACCAATCCCATCAGCCTGGTCCTTACGATCATGATGCTCTCCGCCTTCGTGCCTCGTCTGCCGTCCTCCGCGGCCCTGCGGGGCCTGCTGGGGCGGTTGCGGTTGGGAAAGAGGGAGGGTGCATGA
- a CDS encoding aldehyde dehydrogenase family protein, with protein MSPRPITPEETAHVDELVARGRAALQAFEGATQEQVDRLCRAVAWAVANEKTFTRLAHMGVEESGIGDPESRVGKRFKVMGILRDVLRQKSIGVIEELPEKGIVKYGKPVGLIASLVPTTNPELTPPGVGIFAIKCRDAVIFSSHPRSKNTTRETVEIMRRALAREGAPIDLLQCVERPSIPAAQYLMTRVDMVQATGGRDMVKAAYASGTPAYGVGAGNSTMVIDETADVAEAARNTRISKMSDFGSGCSADGNLVVDAGIYEALRDRLVAEGGHLATAEEAAKLRAILWDDEGHRTPDTIAISAQKLAERAGFEVAPDRRFFIVEQTDIGRHSPFSSEKLGVVLSLFRYSGFDEALEMVRAIYEVGGKGHSCGIYSFNDDHIDRLARVAPVSRIMVRQPQSKANAGAFNNGMPMTSSLGCGTWGGNITSENIHLKHYMNTTWVSRPIPEDRPSEQELFGEFYGMPAD; from the coding sequence ATGTCGCCTCGACCGATCACTCCTGAAGAAACCGCTCATGTCGACGAGCTCGTGGCGCGCGGGCGCGCGGCGCTCCAGGCGTTCGAAGGCGCCACCCAGGAACAGGTGGACCGGCTCTGCCGGGCGGTGGCGTGGGCGGTCGCGAACGAGAAGACCTTCACGCGCCTCGCCCACATGGGTGTTGAGGAGAGCGGCATCGGCGACCCCGAGAGCCGGGTCGGGAAACGCTTCAAGGTCATGGGAATCCTACGAGACGTCCTGCGGCAGAAGAGCATCGGCGTCATCGAGGAACTCCCGGAGAAGGGCATCGTCAAGTACGGCAAGCCGGTGGGTCTCATTGCCTCGCTCGTCCCCACCACCAACCCAGAGCTGACGCCGCCCGGCGTCGGGATCTTCGCCATCAAGTGTCGGGACGCGGTCATCTTCTCGTCGCACCCGCGCAGCAAGAACACCACCCGCGAGACGGTCGAGATCATGCGCCGCGCCCTGGCCCGCGAAGGGGCTCCGATCGACCTCCTTCAGTGCGTCGAGCGTCCGAGCATCCCCGCCGCCCAGTACCTGATGACCCGGGTCGATATGGTCCAGGCGACCGGCGGGCGCGATATGGTCAAGGCCGCGTACGCCTCCGGGACGCCGGCCTATGGCGTCGGCGCCGGCAACTCGACGATGGTCATCGACGAGACCGCGGACGTCGCCGAGGCGGCCCGGAATACCCGGATCAGCAAGATGTCCGACTTCGGCTCCGGCTGCTCGGCCGACGGCAATCTCGTCGTCGACGCCGGAATCTACGAGGCGCTGCGCGACCGCCTCGTGGCGGAGGGCGGCCACCTCGCCACGGCCGAGGAGGCGGCGAAGCTGCGGGCGATCCTCTGGGACGACGAGGGCCACCGGACGCCGGACACGATCGCGATCTCGGCCCAGAAACTGGCCGAACGGGCCGGCTTCGAGGTCGCTCCGGATCGGCGCTTCTTCATTGTCGAGCAGACCGACATCGGGCGGCACAGCCCGTTCAGCTCCGAGAAGCTCGGCGTGGTCCTTTCGCTGTTCCGCTACTCCGGCTTCGACGAGGCGCTCGAGATGGTCAGGGCCATCTACGAGGTCGGCGGCAAGGGCCATTCCTGCGGCATCTACTCGTTCAACGACGACCACATCGACCGGCTGGCGCGCGTCGCGCCGGTGAGCCGGATCATGGTGCGTCAGCCACAGTCGAAGGCGAACGCCGGCGCCTTCAACAACGGGATGCCGATGACATCGAGCCTCGGGTGTGGGACCTGGGGCGGCAACATCACCTCGGAGAACATCCACCTCAAGCACTACATGAACACCACCTGGGTGAGCCGCCCGATTCCCGAGGATCGGCCGTCCGAGCAGGAGCTCTTCGGCGAGTTCTATGGGATGCCCGCCGACTGA
- a CDS encoding tripartite tricarboxylate transporter TctB family protein: protein MSADRRRLSTRLQSAGIVVLAGFVFHRASRMSNFGHDPGSPGVFPALVALVLLLCALLVWRESTAGEPAAASDGGAVRSTALIAALMAILYGVVLRKLGFVGASFLYLAVSFLWLRAAAWWKSVLIAAVAVAVTFVVFRQVFLVILP, encoded by the coding sequence ATGTCGGCTGATCGCCGGAGGCTGTCCACGCGCCTGCAGTCGGCAGGTATTGTTGTGCTGGCGGGGTTCGTGTTCCACCGGGCGAGCCGGATGTCCAACTTCGGACATGACCCCGGCTCGCCCGGGGTCTTCCCGGCCCTGGTCGCCCTGGTCCTGCTGCTGTGCGCCCTGCTTGTATGGAGGGAAAGCACGGCAGGAGAGCCAGCGGCGGCCTCCGACGGCGGGGCTGTTCGTTCCACGGCCCTGATCGCGGCCTTGATGGCCATCCTCTACGGGGTGGTGCTGCGGAAGCTGGGCTTCGTGGGCGCATCGTTCCTGTACCTGGCGGTCTCCTTCCTGTGGCTGCGCGCGGCCGCCTGGTGGAAGTCAGTACTCATAGCGGCCGTGGCCGTGGCCGTCACGTTCGTGGTGTTCCGGCAGGTGTTCCTGGTGATTCTGCCCTAA
- a CDS encoding alcohol dehydrogenase catalytic domain-containing protein, whose translation MSKMRAARLHGPRDLRLDEVPIPTPRQGEVLVRVERVGICGSDVHLYAGHRQAPYPMILGHEAIGRIAAVGDGVSLGLVGRRAVVEPNIPCTTCPICRRGHGNVCPNKRVLGVNEDGVFAEYASIPASHAWVAPDDIPDPDLVLTEPLAVAVHALAASGLVPGDRAVVLGCGAIGLLLAHLMSAARISVTALDLDPRRVQVASGLGAAEAVVMSQEAGREIAARMRETGEPATVFECSGAAAGAAWCIRAVPRRGRVLLLGLGADEVAFSPLHFVREGIELVGSLIYDHPDDFRRALNLVEGGLRAGHLVEAEFPLEEAAAALQAAAESRFVKAVIRVT comes from the coding sequence ATGAGCAAGATGCGGGCAGCGAGACTGCACGGTCCGCGAGACCTGCGCCTGGACGAGGTGCCGATCCCAACCCCGCGGCAGGGCGAGGTGCTGGTCCGGGTTGAGCGGGTCGGCATCTGCGGCTCAGATGTGCATCTCTACGCCGGCCACCGGCAGGCGCCCTACCCCATGATCCTGGGACACGAGGCGATAGGCAGGATCGCCGCGGTCGGCGACGGCGTCTCTCTTGGGCTTGTGGGCCGGCGGGCTGTGGTCGAGCCCAACATCCCCTGCACAACCTGTCCTATTTGCCGGCGCGGCCACGGCAACGTCTGCCCCAACAAGCGCGTCCTGGGTGTCAACGAGGACGGCGTCTTCGCGGAGTACGCGTCCATACCGGCCAGCCACGCCTGGGTGGCGCCGGATGACATCCCAGACCCCGACCTGGTGCTGACCGAGCCGCTCGCGGTGGCGGTGCACGCCCTGGCGGCCTCAGGGCTGGTTCCGGGAGACCGCGCCGTGGTTCTCGGGTGCGGCGCCATTGGGCTGTTGCTCGCGCATCTGATGAGCGCCGCGCGCATCTCGGTCACCGCGCTCGACCTTGACCCCAGGAGGGTCCAGGTGGCCAGTGGTCTGGGAGCGGCCGAGGCGGTGGTGATGAGCCAGGAGGCCGGTAGAGAAATCGCGGCGCGCATGCGTGAGACCGGCGAGCCAGCCACGGTCTTCGAGTGCTCGGGGGCTGCGGCCGGCGCTGCATGGTGCATCCGGGCGGTTCCACGAAGAGGTCGCGTCCTGCTTCTGGGGCTGGGCGCAGATGAGGTGGCGTTCTCGCCGCTGCACTTCGTCCGCGAGGGGATAGAGCTGGTTGGTTCGTTGATCTACGATCATCCCGACGACTTCCGCCGCGCGCTCAACCTCGTCGAGGGCGGGCTGCGGGCGGGCCATCTCGTTGAGGCCGAGTTCCCGCTTGAGGAGGCGGCCGCCGCCCTGCAGGCAGCGGCCGAGTCCCGGTTTGTAAAGGCAGTCATCCGCGTCACCTAG
- a CDS encoding cupin domain-containing protein, with product MGVKQQAGVKVIRTFTEGKQSWIGLDDPGFRRKVFRTVDGELCGSEFLVAGITVFPQGESSSMHEHPGSEEINVVLSGSGEAVDAGGNRQPFGPHDMIFVPKDLKHQHVNTGTEPLVLLWAYTPPGENPAR from the coding sequence ATGGGCGTCAAGCAGCAGGCCGGCGTCAAGGTGATCCGCACGTTCACCGAGGGCAAGCAGTCCTGGATCGGCCTCGACGACCCGGGGTTCCGCCGCAAGGTGTTCCGGACCGTCGACGGGGAGCTCTGCGGCTCCGAGTTCCTGGTCGCGGGAATCACCGTCTTCCCGCAGGGTGAGTCGAGCTCGATGCACGAGCACCCAGGATCTGAGGAGATCAACGTGGTCCTCTCGGGCAGCGGGGAGGCGGTCGACGCCGGCGGCAACCGGCAGCCGTTCGGCCCGCACGACATGATCTTCGTGCCCAAGGACCTGAAGCACCAGCACGTCAACACCGGCACCGAGCCGCTCGTGCTGCTGTGGGCCTATACACCGCCGGGAGAGAACCCCGCGCGGTAG
- the aroD gene encoding type I 3-dehydroquinate dehydratase, with amino-acid sequence MRLEARRPVRIGDRTLGGPAVLTCVPLTAAERAALVPQAARLGGLGPDCVEWRADFIPDLSPDETPLLLEAISAAARCALIFTNRRHEEGGARPQDEAQRLAILEAAASTGLAALVDIEMATAPALAERAAAAAHGSGAAVIRSWHDFGATPPATALLDSMRAMQEAGADVAKVAVMPRAPQDVLVLLEAGLEARSTFLEIPCILMSMGAVGAMSRIGGGYFGSDLTFAVGIAASAPGQIGLDIAKRLLAAVGLGPEGETVTGGS; translated from the coding sequence ATGCGATTGGAGGCCAGGCGGCCGGTTCGGATAGGTGACCGCACACTCGGCGGGCCGGCGGTACTGACATGCGTGCCGCTGACCGCGGCGGAGCGCGCGGCGCTGGTTCCGCAGGCGGCGCGCCTTGGGGGGCTTGGACCCGACTGCGTCGAGTGGCGCGCCGACTTCATCCCAGACCTCAGCCCGGACGAGACACCATTGCTGCTCGAAGCGATCTCCGCAGCCGCGCGCTGCGCGCTGATCTTCACCAACCGGCGGCATGAAGAGGGTGGGGCCCGTCCCCAGGATGAGGCGCAACGCCTGGCCATACTTGAGGCCGCGGCGTCAACCGGGCTGGCCGCGCTGGTGGACATCGAGATGGCCACGGCACCGGCCCTGGCAGAGAGAGCCGCGGCCGCCGCCCACGGATCCGGGGCCGCGGTCATCCGCTCGTGGCATGACTTCGGCGCCACGCCTCCGGCCACAGCCCTCCTGGATTCGATGCGGGCGATGCAGGAGGCAGGGGCAGACGTCGCAAAGGTGGCAGTCATGCCGCGCGCCCCACAGGACGTCCTGGTGCTGCTGGAGGCCGGGCTGGAGGCCCGCAGCACGTTCCTTGAGATCCCATGCATACTCATGTCAATGGGAGCCGTGGGCGCTATGAGCCGGATCGGAGGGGGATACTTCGGTTCCGACCTGACCTTCGCGGTTGGGATAGCGGCCTCGGCTCCAGGCCAGATCGGGCTGGATATCGCCAAGCGGCTCCTCGCCGCCGTCGGGCTCGGGCCGGAGGGTGAGACCGTGACAGGAGGGTCGTGA
- a CDS encoding site-2 protease family protein, whose amino-acid sequence MGWARWARVAGIIGGTVMLHELAHALAARRAGGEVREVGVGFGPPLLRRKVGGVDVTLRPLPLGGFAAIDVDRLPPARRVPVLLAGPLANIAAGLLLRQAARVPAPVLLPGQTARMQVGGLLSVLALLNSADGGGPRSLAAAAGALNLSVGISNLLPLLPLDGGHLAVARMEAAGFRPGAVSLFRGFSAALFGYLAVWTLVADLARIRQAPPPCPKRG is encoded by the coding sequence ATGGGCTGGGCACGCTGGGCCAGGGTTGCGGGCATAATCGGCGGAACGGTGATGCTGCACGAGCTCGCCCATGCGCTCGCCGCCCGGCGCGCCGGGGGCGAGGTGCGCGAGGTAGGGGTCGGCTTCGGGCCGCCCCTGCTGCGCCGGAAGGTCGGCGGCGTGGATGTGACTCTGCGGCCGCTCCCGCTAGGCGGGTTCGCGGCGATTGACGTGGACCGACTTCCTCCGGCCCGGCGCGTTCCGGTCCTGCTGGCCGGGCCGCTGGCCAACATTGCCGCAGGCCTGCTGCTGCGCCAGGCCGCCCGCGTGCCGGCGCCGGTGCTCCTACCGGGACAGACCGCCCGCATGCAGGTAGGCGGGCTGCTCTCCGTTCTGGCGCTTCTGAACAGCGCGGACGGAGGAGGACCACGCTCCCTTGCGGCTGCGGCGGGCGCCCTCAACCTGAGCGTGGGGATATCCAACCTGCTTCCGCTGCTTCCGCTGGACGGCGGGCACCTGGCCGTGGCGCGCATGGAGGCCGCCGGCTTCCGCCCGGGCGCGGTGTCTCTCTTTCGAGGGTTTTCCGCGGCCCTGTTCGGGTATCTGGCGGTCTGGACGCTGGTGGCCGACCTGGCGCGCATCAGGCAGGCCCCGCCCCCATGCCCCAAGCGCGGCTGA